From the Limosilactobacillus panis genome, one window contains:
- a CDS encoding Asp23/Gls24 family envelope stress response protein, whose protein sequence is MAVKIKTKAGTIDIDNDVISTVVGGAATDNYGVVGMASRNPVRDGVNQILRRENFNKGVVVRQQDNGITVEVNIIVSYGTKISEVSKSVQSKVKYNLESMLGITADAVNVCVQGVRSIEED, encoded by the coding sequence ATGGCAGTAAAAATTAAGACGAAGGCAGGAACAATCGACATTGACAACGATGTGATTTCTACGGTTGTCGGTGGTGCTGCTACTGATAATTACGGTGTTGTTGGAATGGCAAGCCGTAACCCGGTCCGTGATGGGGTTAACCAGATCCTGCGGCGGGAAAACTTCAATAAGGGGGTCGTAGTTCGGCAACAAGACAATGGGATTACAGTTGAAGTTAACATCATTGTTAGCTACGGGACGAAGATCTCCGAAGTATCAAAGAGCGTTCAGTCCAAGGTTAAGTACAACCTAGAATCAATGCTCGGCATTACAGCGGACGCGGTTAATGTTTGCGTTCAGGGCGTCCGCTCAATTGAAGAAGACTAA
- the rpmB gene encoding 50S ribosomal protein L28, which produces MAKDFINGKRTRFGNKRSHALNSSRRSWKPNLQKATILVNGKPKKVYVSARTLKSGKVTRV; this is translated from the coding sequence ATGGCTAAAGATTTTATCAACGGTAAACGGACACGCTTTGGTAACAAGCGTTCTCACGCCCTTAACTCAAGTCGTCGTAGCTGGAAGCCTAACTTGCAAAAGGCAACCATCTTGGTTAACGGTAAGCCAAAGAAGGTTTACGTTTCAGCACGTACTTTGAAGTCCGGTAAAGTGACTCGGGTTTAA
- a CDS encoding thiamine diphosphokinase, translating to MRVNLLVGGPLTLVPKETILERQAEAWIAVDHGATVLLKWGITPAVAIGDFDSTNQAEFARLKDHLTDIETFPPAKDFTDTQLGVKLAIDNYQPDCIDIFGGTGGRLDHLLANLFLPLQAAYHDYVEKIHFIDRGNLVDYYLPGQHAVHQAPGMDYLAFVTLTPVKGLTLLDEKYPLKNWSSSIPFSWSSNRFTAPINHFSFEEGVVAVIRCRDIPAQ from the coding sequence ATGCGCGTAAACTTACTTGTTGGGGGCCCGTTAACCCTGGTTCCTAAAGAAACAATCTTGGAACGACAAGCAGAGGCCTGGATTGCCGTCGACCACGGGGCGACCGTTCTCTTAAAATGGGGGATTACTCCCGCGGTGGCAATTGGTGATTTTGACTCAACTAACCAGGCTGAATTTGCCCGCCTCAAGGACCACCTAACCGACATCGAGACCTTTCCACCAGCTAAGGACTTCACTGATACCCAGTTGGGCGTCAAGCTAGCGATTGATAATTATCAGCCAGATTGCATTGATATTTTTGGAGGCACGGGTGGCCGGCTTGACCACCTGTTAGCTAACCTTTTTCTGCCTTTGCAGGCAGCCTACCACGACTATGTGGAGAAGATTCACTTTATTGATCGGGGCAATTTGGTCGACTACTACCTGCCCGGCCAGCACGCTGTCCACCAGGCGCCAGGGATGGATTATCTAGCCTTTGTCACCCTAACCCCCGTTAAGGGTTTAACCCTTCTGGACGAGAAGTACCCGTTGAAGAACTGGTCGAGCTCTATCCCCTTCTCCTGGTCGAGTAACCGCTTCACGGCCCCAATTAACCACTTTTCCTTTGAAGAAGGGGTCGTAGCGGTCATTCGCTGCCGGGATATTCCGGCCCAGTAG
- the rpe gene encoding ribulose-phosphate 3-epimerase: protein MIKVAPSILSADYVNLQKDIEKVDKAGAEYLHIDVMDGTFVPSISYGPGFVKAIRPITKMTLDVHLMVEHPEHILPMFIDAGADIIGVQVEATQHIHRALQIIKKGGVKAEVVINPGTPVAMIEPVLHMVDQVLVMTVNPGFGGQKFLPETVEKIAQLNEIKKQKGYDFDIEVDGGVNDKTVTDCYKAGATVAVAGSFVFNADDPAKQVEALRNATK from the coding sequence ATGATTAAAGTTGCACCATCAATTTTGAGTGCTGATTACGTAAATTTACAAAAGGATATTGAAAAGGTCGACAAGGCGGGCGCTGAATACCTCCACATCGACGTGATGGATGGGACTTTTGTGCCAAGCATCTCTTACGGTCCTGGCTTTGTTAAGGCTATTCGTCCAATTACCAAGATGACCCTGGATGTTCACTTAATGGTCGAACATCCAGAACATATCCTGCCAATGTTTATTGACGCCGGCGCCGACATCATTGGTGTGCAAGTAGAAGCCACCCAGCATATCCACCGGGCCCTGCAAATTATCAAGAAAGGCGGCGTTAAGGCTGAAGTTGTTATCAACCCTGGTACGCCAGTAGCCATGATTGAACCCGTCCTGCACATGGTTGACCAAGTCCTGGTCATGACTGTTAACCCTGGCTTCGGTGGTCAAAAGTTCCTGCCAGAAACGGTGGAAAAGATTGCCCAATTGAACGAAATTAAGAAGCAAAAGGGCTACGACTTTGACATCGAAGTTGATGGTGGGGTTAACGATAAGACCGTTACCGACTGCTACAAGGCTGGTGCCACCGTTGCAGTTGCTGGTTCCTTTGTCTTCAATGCTGATGACCCAGCAAAGCAGGTTGAAGCACTGCGGAACGCTACTAAGTAA
- the rsgA gene encoding ribosome small subunit-dependent GTPase A: MKGIIQQSLSGFYDVIADGKIYRTRGRGNFRKKKIKPVVGDQVEFSDGYLLKVLPRQNEMVRPPVANITMAVVVTATIQPTFSPNLLDRQLVGLEEQGITPLIFFSKTDLLTDGQYDHIQEVAAGYSKIGYWVFVNRQPFAKDQLSRLQKPLIGQVVTMMGQTGAGKSTLLNHLAPELDLATGEISQALKRGRHTTRKVSLLNVNGALIADTPGFSSYEAFDMTVEELPNLFPEMRRLAPECKFRGCLHLKEPRCAVKNALDHGIIMKSRYDDYVQFHDIIVNQKPNYKK, from the coding sequence GTGAAAGGAATTATTCAACAGTCTTTAAGTGGCTTTTACGACGTCATTGCGGACGGAAAGATTTACCGCACCCGGGGGCGGGGCAACTTCCGCAAGAAGAAGATCAAGCCGGTAGTTGGTGACCAGGTTGAATTCAGTGATGGTTATCTCCTGAAGGTCCTCCCGCGGCAAAACGAGATGGTCCGACCGCCTGTCGCCAACATCACAATGGCGGTGGTGGTAACGGCCACCATTCAGCCGACCTTCTCACCCAACCTACTGGATCGCCAGTTGGTTGGCTTAGAGGAGCAGGGAATTACGCCACTGATTTTCTTCTCAAAGACCGACCTCCTCACCGATGGCCAGTATGACCACATTCAGGAAGTGGCGGCGGGTTATTCTAAAATTGGCTACTGGGTCTTCGTGAATCGGCAGCCGTTTGCAAAAGACCAGTTAAGCCGCCTACAAAAACCTTTGATTGGTCAAGTTGTGACGATGATGGGTCAGACGGGGGCGGGAAAGTCAACTCTCCTCAACCACCTGGCACCTGAACTTGACTTGGCAACCGGGGAGATTTCCCAGGCTTTAAAGCGTGGCCGGCATACAACCAGAAAGGTGAGCCTCTTGAATGTCAATGGGGCCCTGATTGCGGATACGCCAGGCTTTTCTTCTTATGAAGCCTTTGATATGACTGTTGAAGAGCTGCCGAACCTCTTTCCAGAGATGCGGCGGCTGGCGCCGGAATGTAAATTCCGTGGCTGCCTACACTTGAAAGAACCCCGTTGCGCTGTGAAGAATGCTCTAGACCATGGTATAATCATGAAGAGTCGGTATGACGACTATGTCCAGTTCCACGACATCATCGTCAACCAGAAGCCAAATTATAAGAAATGA
- the pknB gene encoding Stk1 family PASTA domain-containing Ser/Thr kinase translates to MNPGETIGHRYRIIRSLGEGGMATVYLAHDMVLDRDVSIKLLRLDLRDDPKTKRRFHREALAATQLNDPHIVGVYDVGEDNGLQYMVMQYVQGTDLKAFIKEHYPIPLPQVVDIMKQILLAVETAHAHGIIHRDLKPQNILIDANKNIKITDFGIAVATSQNSLTQTNTLMGSVHYLSPEQARGSIATKQSDIYSLGIILYEMLAGSVPFEGETAVSIALKHFREDIPSVRSTNPKIPQPLENVVLKATAKDPHERYANVKEMEKDLATSLDPKRANEARWEVKCDDGKTKVLSAAEISKQIRQADAEHAAKQDEKDDQETDQQPKKGHRHLWYWLSGLAAILAIGAGICTWWFMFRQVIVPDVEGKTPIQAERLLNAQGLRVGNITRVNSEQVAKNHVIDSTPGVSAKKRVNGSVDLEVSTGVKNMKMADYVGDDYSSVANSLRNKGFLVRQQKVYSDTADPGTIMKQNFSKGKTVNTNGDTITFRVSAGKQNIKIPNFRNQDVSVVQKFANEHKLQLTTQEKKSKTVATNHVISQTPKAGGTLNHGDTLTVTLANSGNQTKTTNIQINIPFDGNGGQRENRVQIYIRDANHNLTMEYQDITINQETTINVPFTLKNGQMGAYRVVRNGRTIMSATNITG, encoded by the coding sequence ATGAATCCTGGAGAAACGATCGGTCACCGATACAGGATTATCCGCTCTTTAGGTGAGGGCGGAATGGCAACCGTTTACTTAGCTCATGACATGGTTTTAGATCGCGACGTTTCAATCAAACTGCTCCGTTTGGACTTGCGGGACGACCCCAAGACCAAGCGTCGCTTCCACCGAGAAGCCCTGGCGGCAACCCAACTAAACGACCCCCACATTGTCGGTGTTTACGACGTCGGTGAGGATAACGGGTTGCAGTACATGGTGATGCAGTACGTCCAGGGAACGGATTTAAAAGCTTTTATCAAGGAACACTACCCAATTCCGCTCCCCCAAGTAGTCGACATTATGAAACAGATCCTGTTGGCTGTGGAGACCGCGCACGCGCACGGTATTATTCACCGTGACCTAAAACCGCAGAATATTTTAATTGATGCTAACAAGAACATAAAAATTACTGATTTTGGGATTGCGGTTGCGACCTCCCAAAATTCACTGACCCAAACCAACACCTTAATGGGGTCGGTACACTACCTTTCCCCCGAACAAGCGCGGGGAAGCATTGCAACCAAACAATCAGATATCTATTCCTTAGGGATCATCCTTTATGAAATGTTGGCGGGTTCCGTACCCTTCGAAGGGGAGACGGCCGTATCAATTGCCTTAAAGCACTTCCGGGAGGATATCCCGTCCGTACGGTCGACTAACCCTAAGATCCCGCAACCGTTGGAAAACGTTGTCCTCAAGGCTACGGCCAAGGACCCCCATGAGCGTTACGCAAATGTCAAGGAGATGGAAAAAGATCTTGCCACCAGCCTTGATCCCAAGCGGGCCAACGAAGCCCGTTGGGAGGTCAAGTGCGACGATGGAAAGACCAAGGTTCTTTCTGCCGCCGAGATCTCCAAGCAGATCAGGCAGGCCGACGCGGAACACGCGGCCAAGCAGGACGAAAAAGACGACCAGGAAACTGATCAGCAACCCAAGAAGGGGCACCGTCACCTCTGGTACTGGCTTAGCGGCCTTGCCGCAATCCTGGCAATTGGCGCCGGTATTTGCACCTGGTGGTTTATGTTCCGCCAGGTCATTGTGCCTGACGTTGAAGGGAAGACTCCGATTCAGGCCGAGCGTCTTTTGAATGCCCAGGGACTGCGGGTCGGTAATATTACCCGGGTTAACAGTGAACAGGTAGCCAAGAACCACGTCATCGATAGCACTCCCGGCGTCAGCGCGAAGAAGCGGGTCAACGGCAGTGTTGACCTCGAAGTCAGCACCGGGGTAAAGAACATGAAGATGGCGGACTACGTGGGTGACGACTACTCGTCCGTTGCCAACTCCTTGCGCAACAAGGGCTTTTTGGTTCGCCAGCAGAAGGTCTATTCAGACACCGCTGACCCGGGGACCATCATGAAGCAGAACTTCTCCAAGGGGAAGACGGTCAACACGAATGGTGACACGATTACCTTCCGGGTTAGTGCCGGCAAGCAGAATATCAAGATTCCGAACTTCCGCAATCAGGACGTCAGCGTTGTCCAGAAGTTTGCTAACGAGCATAAGTTACAGTTGACGACCCAGGAGAAAAAGTCCAAGACGGTGGCCACTAATCACGTTATCAGTCAGACACCCAAAGCGGGCGGTACCCTTAACCACGGTGATACCCTGACGGTGACTTTAGCAAACTCTGGCAACCAGACAAAAACCACTAATATCCAGATCAACATCCCATTTGACGGGAATGGTGGTCAGCGGGAGAACCGGGTCCAGATTTACATCCGGGACGCTAACCATAATCTGACGATGGAGTACCAGGATATTACAATCAACCAGGAGACCACCATTAACGTACCATTTACCCTTAAAAACGGTCAGATGGGGGCCTACCGGGTTGTTAGAAACGGTCGGACGATTATGAGCGCAACAAATATCACAGGATAA
- a CDS encoding Stp1/IreP family PP2C-type Ser/Thr phosphatase, with translation MKVAYQTDVGHRRSQNQDRVAQFTDKRGNQLVVIADGIGGNRSGDVAAEMTVKRLGHRFIENGPEKPIEAIRWFAREVQLINDELLKKSKQQTIYRGMGTTMVAAVAFKKSLVVANIGDSRGYLLHNDMMTQVTIDHSLVNELVKSGDITEEEALKLPQSNIITRAIGISPDAQIEVNRFKFTHGDKLLMCSDGLFKTVEKDELKAVLSDDQVPIDQKCARLVKKANEAGGPDNITVLIGINDYSQEG, from the coding sequence ATGAAGGTTGCTTATCAAACCGATGTGGGGCACCGCCGGTCACAAAACCAGGACCGAGTGGCCCAATTTACCGATAAACGCGGGAATCAACTAGTGGTGATTGCCGATGGTATAGGTGGAAATCGCAGTGGGGATGTTGCCGCTGAAATGACGGTTAAACGTCTCGGTCACCGCTTCATTGAGAACGGACCGGAGAAACCAATCGAAGCAATTCGGTGGTTTGCCCGGGAAGTCCAGCTTATTAATGATGAATTATTAAAGAAATCAAAACAACAAACAATCTACCGAGGGATGGGCACGACCATGGTCGCCGCCGTGGCGTTTAAAAAGAGCCTCGTCGTGGCCAACATTGGGGATAGTCGTGGCTACCTTTTGCATAATGACATGATGACCCAGGTCACAATTGACCATTCCTTGGTAAACGAACTCGTCAAGAGTGGCGATATCACAGAAGAAGAGGCCTTAAAACTTCCCCAAAGCAACATTATTACCCGGGCAATTGGAATTTCACCTGATGCACAAATTGAAGTAAACCGTTTTAAATTTACTCACGGCGATAAACTTCTGATGTGCTCCGATGGGCTTTTTAAGACTGTCGAAAAGGATGAATTAAAGGCAGTCTTAAGTGACGACCAGGTTCCAATTGACCAGAAGTGTGCACGCCTTGTTAAGAAGGCCAACGAAGCGGGGGGCCCCGATAATATCACCGTCTTAATTGGAATTAATGATTATAGCCAGGAGGGTTGA
- the rsmB gene encoding 16S rRNA (cytosine(967)-C(5))-methyltransferase RsmB, producing MTKEKATARTVALTAIDRVRQNGAYSNLQLNQLLNRAQLNDQDRRLATNIVYGVLQHQLTLEYWLTPFIKDKKVDSWVESLLLTALYQYHYLERVPNWAVTDETIEIAKHRGNPGIRRFTTGVLHAILKKGVTDLNQIKDPIKRLAISASVPEWIVKELVNQYGQATAAKVLSAINEPARLVIRVNTAKTNLATVKAQLTKEGVTYQGSQVAPNALVISGGDVLNSTLFSDGAVTIQDESAMLPVDSMNVQPGDRVLDACAAPGGKTVQIAEYLDPTVGGQVDALDIHQHKTRLIEKNARRLHVADRVRTHTLDARKVDDVFADGTFDKILVDAPCSGMGLLRRKPEIRYTKKLTDSQNLHKIQLSILNAVAPKLKKGGIITYSTCTIMKQENDQTVKDFLAAHPDFTLVKTQTARKLKDDRFTATLTILPSDYGSDGFFISSLQRNL from the coding sequence ATGACTAAGGAAAAAGCAACGGCCCGGACGGTTGCCCTAACCGCTATTGACCGGGTCCGGCAAAACGGCGCCTACTCAAATCTTCAGCTGAACCAGCTCCTTAATCGGGCCCAGCTGAATGACCAGGACCGGCGGCTGGCTACCAACATCGTCTACGGGGTCTTGCAGCACCAATTAACACTGGAATACTGGTTAACTCCCTTCATCAAGGACAAGAAGGTCGATTCCTGGGTAGAAAGCCTCCTGTTGACGGCCCTCTACCAGTACCATTACCTGGAACGGGTCCCCAACTGGGCGGTGACCGATGAGACGATTGAAATTGCCAAGCACCGGGGGAACCCAGGCATCCGTCGCTTCACCACCGGGGTCTTGCACGCCATCCTCAAAAAGGGAGTTACCGACCTCAACCAGATTAAGGACCCCATCAAGCGCCTAGCCATCTCCGCCAGCGTGCCCGAATGGATCGTCAAGGAGCTGGTTAACCAATATGGCCAAGCAACGGCAGCAAAGGTCCTATCGGCCATTAATGAACCGGCACGCCTGGTCATCCGTGTCAACACGGCAAAGACTAACCTGGCTACGGTAAAAGCGCAGTTGACCAAGGAAGGGGTAACCTACCAGGGAAGTCAAGTTGCCCCCAATGCCCTGGTAATTAGCGGTGGGGATGTCCTTAATTCCACCCTCTTTAGTGACGGGGCGGTGACCATCCAGGATGAAAGTGCCATGTTGCCGGTCGATAGTATGAATGTTCAGCCCGGCGACCGGGTCCTGGATGCCTGTGCCGCACCCGGTGGTAAGACGGTCCAGATTGCCGAATACCTGGATCCTACGGTGGGCGGTCAAGTCGATGCCCTGGATATCCACCAGCATAAGACCCGGCTGATTGAGAAAAACGCCCGGCGCCTTCATGTCGCTGACCGGGTCCGGACCCATACATTGGACGCCCGGAAGGTTGACGATGTGTTTGCTGATGGGACCTTTGATAAAATCCTGGTGGACGCACCCTGCAGCGGGATGGGCTTACTACGCCGCAAACCGGAGATCCGCTATACTAAGAAATTGACAGATAGTCAGAATTTGCACAAAATTCAGTTGAGTATTTTAAATGCGGTTGCCCCAAAACTGAAAAAAGGCGGTATAATCACATATAGTACGTGCACAATCATGAAACAAGAAAATGATCAGACAGTTAAGGACTTCTTAGCTGCCCACCCAGACTTTACTCTGGTTAAAACACAGACTGCACGGAAGTTGAAGGATGATCGCTTCACGGCAACGTTAACAATTTTGCCATCCGACTACGGGTCTGACGGCTTTTTTATCAGTAGTCTCCAGCGAAATCTGTAG
- the fmt gene encoding methionyl-tRNA formyltransferase gives MATSIVFMGTPEFAVPILQSLIDAPEYDVQAVLTQPDHRVGRKHVLTPSPVKKLAQENNIKVLQPAKLNKSPEMDEIIAMQPDLMITAAYGQFLPTKMLDAAKIAAINVHGSLLPKYRGGAPVQYSIINGDAETGISIMYMVKKMDAGDVIAQRAIPIEKDDDNGTMFKKLSLLGRDLLLETLPKLVQGDVEATPQDESKVVFSPNITTAQERIDYRMTAQQIDDKVRGLRPAPLGNMIIDGLRTKIYDVTPLDKKTTLAPGKVVHLTKHQLVLAAGQGTTYQINRLKPAGKQAMDITAYLNGHQDLHEGGQAVTDD, from the coding sequence ATGGCAACTTCAATCGTGTTTATGGGGACACCCGAATTTGCAGTCCCAATTCTTCAAAGCTTAATTGACGCGCCGGAATACGACGTTCAGGCTGTTCTAACGCAGCCGGACCACCGGGTGGGACGTAAACACGTTCTGACCCCATCTCCCGTCAAGAAGCTGGCTCAAGAAAATAATATCAAAGTTCTCCAACCCGCCAAGCTTAACAAGAGTCCTGAGATGGACGAGATCATCGCCATGCAACCTGACCTCATGATCACGGCTGCCTATGGTCAGTTCCTACCGACCAAGATGCTGGACGCGGCCAAGATTGCGGCTATCAACGTCCACGGTTCTCTCCTGCCGAAGTACCGTGGTGGGGCCCCCGTTCAGTACTCAATCATTAACGGGGATGCCGAGACCGGAATATCAATCATGTACATGGTCAAGAAGATGGATGCGGGGGACGTCATTGCCCAACGTGCCATCCCGATTGAAAAGGACGACGATAACGGGACGATGTTTAAAAAACTCAGTCTCCTCGGTCGGGACCTCCTACTAGAAACCCTGCCGAAGTTGGTCCAGGGCGACGTAGAAGCGACCCCGCAGGACGAATCCAAAGTTGTCTTTTCGCCAAACATCACGACGGCCCAGGAACGGATTGACTACCGGATGACTGCCCAGCAGATTGACGATAAGGTCCGCGGACTGCGGCCGGCCCCCCTGGGGAACATGATCATTGACGGCCTGCGGACCAAGATCTATGACGTGACCCCCCTGGATAAAAAGACGACGCTGGCTCCCGGTAAGGTCGTTCACCTGACCAAGCACCAGCTAGTTTTGGCAGCCGGTCAGGGGACAACTTACCAAATTAACCGCCTGAAGCCGGCTGGTAAGCAGGCGATGGACATCACCGCCTACCTGAACGGCCACCAGGACCTGCACGAAGGAGGGCAAGCAGTCACCGATGACTAA
- the priA gene encoding primosomal protein N', which yields MVELAQVVVDVPTMQTNQPYTYQVPVILEKKLQVGMRVVVPFGNGHRQVQGFVVGFTDSTDYAGKLKPIQAVMDLQPVVNQELLALSKWLADTTYSFWIACLYTMLPNLLKGKSKRIVRVIDDLDEQTCFDLFNGKDERNYTDFANNPDAINQLLKLKRAGKVRIDYEVTDRARAKTVMGLTPLLSFEELEDARTSLHANAHAQNRLLSYLQSIIGKTVVQKEAERRAQLSSSTFNQGAKKGWLKKVPVEVYRRPESQVALPDDHQLEKPLKLNPDQQEAVDQIGAAVKDQTATTFLLQGVTGSGKTEVYLQSISQVLARGRTALMLVPEISLTPQIVNRVRRRFGSQVAVLHSSLSSGERYDEWRRIERGEAKVVVGARSAIFAPLTNLGLIILDEEHESSYKQDESPRYHAREVAKWRGKYNNAPVVLGSATPSLESRARALKGVYRFLRLPHRVNKQPLPPIQVVDMRPEIKKRGESNFSAPLLYELNQRLARGEQSILMLNRRGFSSFMMCRDCGEVLKCPNCDISLTLHMDTRTMKCHYCGHEEPIPQICPHCHSRHIRYYGTGTEKVETELRQLIPTARIIRMDVDTTRRKGMHEKLLRKFGNHEADILLGTQMIAKGLDFPNVTLVGVLNADTGLGLPDFRASERTFDLLSQVSGRAGRANKQGQVIIQTFNPGHYAIKDAQAHDYERFFYQEMSLRHQASYPPYYYTVRLMASHPEERTAAQAMAEIHDQLQKALAPSTIILGPTPRAIARMKRRYYYQIVIKYKRDPALHRVLFEILQNTQSKSFKDVQVSIDPDPQYFM from the coding sequence ATGGTTGAATTGGCACAGGTTGTGGTTGATGTTCCAACAATGCAGACCAACCAGCCATATACATATCAAGTGCCGGTTATTTTAGAGAAAAAACTTCAGGTTGGCATGCGGGTCGTTGTTCCCTTTGGCAATGGTCACCGCCAGGTCCAGGGCTTCGTGGTCGGCTTCACAGACTCGACCGATTATGCGGGCAAGCTCAAGCCCATCCAGGCCGTGATGGACCTCCAGCCGGTTGTCAATCAGGAACTATTAGCCCTTAGCAAGTGGCTGGCAGATACAACCTATTCCTTTTGGATTGCCTGCCTGTACACGATGCTTCCCAACCTCTTGAAGGGGAAGAGTAAGCGGATTGTTCGTGTCATTGACGACCTCGATGAGCAGACTTGCTTTGATCTCTTTAATGGCAAGGATGAGCGCAACTACACTGATTTCGCCAATAATCCGGACGCCATCAACCAGCTCCTCAAGCTAAAGCGGGCAGGCAAGGTCCGGATTGACTACGAAGTTACTGACCGGGCCCGGGCAAAGACAGTGATGGGGCTGACCCCCTTACTCAGTTTTGAGGAATTAGAGGATGCGCGGACATCTCTTCATGCCAACGCCCATGCCCAAAACCGCCTCCTGTCCTACCTACAGAGCATTATTGGCAAGACAGTTGTTCAAAAGGAGGCCGAACGGCGGGCCCAGCTGTCTTCTTCGACCTTCAACCAGGGGGCAAAGAAGGGCTGGCTCAAAAAGGTTCCAGTTGAAGTGTACCGGCGCCCAGAATCCCAGGTGGCCCTTCCTGATGACCACCAACTTGAAAAACCGTTAAAACTAAATCCTGACCAGCAGGAAGCCGTTGACCAGATTGGCGCCGCCGTTAAGGACCAGACGGCCACCACCTTTCTTTTACAGGGGGTAACCGGAAGCGGCAAGACTGAGGTCTATTTACAGAGCATTTCTCAGGTCCTGGCCCGGGGACGGACAGCCCTAATGCTCGTGCCCGAGATTTCTTTGACTCCCCAGATTGTCAACCGGGTTCGCCGGCGGTTTGGTAGCCAGGTGGCGGTTCTTCACAGTAGTCTCTCCAGTGGTGAACGCTATGATGAGTGGCGGCGGATCGAACGGGGGGAAGCCAAGGTGGTCGTGGGTGCCCGTTCCGCCATCTTTGCCCCCCTGACTAACCTCGGCTTGATCATCCTGGATGAGGAGCACGAATCCAGCTACAAGCAGGACGAGTCCCCGCGTTACCATGCCCGGGAAGTGGCCAAGTGGCGTGGTAAGTATAATAACGCGCCGGTAGTCCTTGGTTCGGCAACCCCTAGCCTAGAAAGCCGGGCGCGGGCACTGAAGGGGGTCTACCGCTTCCTCAGGTTACCGCACCGGGTCAACAAGCAGCCCCTCCCACCGATCCAGGTCGTTGACATGCGGCCCGAGATCAAGAAGCGCGGGGAGAGCAACTTTTCGGCCCCCCTCCTGTACGAATTGAACCAACGCTTGGCCCGGGGGGAGCAGAGTATCTTGATGCTCAACCGGCGGGGCTTTTCCTCGTTTATGATGTGCCGGGACTGTGGGGAGGTTCTGAAGTGCCCAAACTGTGATATCTCGTTGACCCTCCACATGGATACCCGGACGATGAAATGCCATTATTGCGGCCATGAGGAGCCGATTCCCCAGATCTGTCCCCACTGTCATAGTCGCCATATTCGTTACTACGGCACCGGGACGGAGAAGGTCGAGACCGAGCTACGCCAGCTGATTCCGACTGCCCGGATCATCCGGATGGATGTCGATACAACCCGGCGGAAGGGGATGCACGAGAAGCTCCTCCGCAAATTTGGTAACCACGAAGCGGATATCCTTTTAGGGACCCAGATGATTGCCAAGGGACTCGACTTTCCTAACGTTACCCTGGTGGGGGTCTTAAATGCCGATACCGGTCTTGGCCTTCCTGATTTTCGGGCCAGTGAACGGACCTTTGACCTCCTCAGCCAGGTGAGTGGTCGTGCTGGCCGGGCCAACAAGCAGGGGCAAGTAATCATTCAGACTTTTAACCCTGGTCACTACGCAATTAAAGACGCCCAGGCTCATGACTACGAACGCTTCTTCTACCAGGAGATGAGCCTGCGTCACCAGGCCAGTTACCCGCCTTACTACTACACGGTGCGGCTGATGGCCAGCCATCCCGAGGAACGGACCGCGGCCCAAGCGATGGCTGAAATCCATGATCAACTACAAAAAGCGCTGGCCCCATCGACGATTATCCTGGGGCCAACCCCACGAGCAATTGCCCGGATGAAGCGGCGTTACTACTACCAGATTGTAATTAAATATAAGAGAGACCCGGCTTTACACCGGGTACTATTTGAAATTCTGCAAAACACTCAGAGTAAGAGCTTTAAGGATGTTCAGGTCAGCATTGACCCGGACCCACAGTACTTTATGTGA